One genomic window of Variovorax sp. RA8 includes the following:
- a CDS encoding YdaU family protein produces the protein MITTLTHSVIDIRWLTEAAWFHSPDAAVVRAGVLLVEAAFRSTKPATIPGDPLILSRLSGLSANVWAENSATLLQGFEQVEGGAWRHIQMAELFEAVNERFGAQIKELVASSALASLAVEEFPLVGEVKPAGRSKGKRALPVDYEFNEGLIAKAEEAGFITDEHKAWLLQKFKDFATSSRRLYSNWDATARNFFTSSITLRDFHTNFGYWPRDSKARLMPAVGAPAAPVRSGPQSFESAALNGSKSSVDRVLAKRFGNQSEVQDADVKPAAGTSAGFAPGGFGFGFARHRAAAPGAAA, from the coding sequence ATGATCACCACCCTTACACATTCAGTCATCGACATCCGTTGGCTTACCGAGGCCGCGTGGTTTCACTCGCCCGATGCGGCGGTGGTTCGCGCCGGGGTCTTGCTGGTCGAGGCGGCGTTCCGCTCGACAAAGCCAGCCACGATCCCGGGTGACCCGTTGATCCTCTCTCGTTTGAGCGGCTTGAGCGCAAATGTTTGGGCCGAGAACAGCGCGACCCTCCTGCAGGGGTTCGAGCAGGTCGAGGGCGGCGCATGGCGTCACATCCAGATGGCGGAGCTGTTCGAGGCCGTGAATGAGCGCTTCGGTGCCCAAATCAAGGAACTCGTTGCGTCATCTGCTCTTGCGAGCTTGGCCGTGGAGGAGTTTCCCCTCGTCGGCGAGGTGAAACCTGCAGGCCGCAGCAAGGGAAAGCGTGCTCTTCCGGTGGACTACGAGTTCAACGAAGGGCTGATCGCCAAGGCTGAGGAAGCTGGCTTCATCACGGACGAGCACAAGGCGTGGCTGCTGCAGAAGTTCAAGGACTTCGCAACGTCGAGCAGGCGCCTCTACTCCAACTGGGACGCCACGGCGCGGAACTTCTTTACCAGCTCCATCACGCTGCGAGACTTCCATACCAACTTCGGCTACTGGCCCCGCGACAGCAAGGCCCGGCTCATGCCCGCCGTCGGGGCGCCGGCGGCACCTGTGCGCTCGGGTCCGCAGTCCTTCGAGTCGGCTGCCCTGAACGGAAGCAAGTCCTCGGTCGACCGGGTGCTTGCGAAGCGCTTCGGCAACCAGAGCGAGGTCCAGGACGCAGACGTCAAGCCGGCGGCTGGAACTTCCGCTGGCTTCGCACCAGGCGGCTTTGGATTCGGCTTCGCTCGCCACCGCGCGGCAGCGCCTGGAGCGGCAGCATGA
- a CDS encoding replicative DNA helicase → MAAPAAIDPLVSQISERTVLCSLMQDGRETLSGQIAATLNAQDFGEEIHVNLFRLWQQLGQSGQARDLAALVDASRTHNVFTGGEDYLINLATNPTYLTASVEAIQAAATRIKELSVTRTVLASAKLVVEKAALGQASVDELTTMLEDAAGNARTSAKSSRTGPEHVVGFISVVLEQIEQRLEGKEVDTGVTTGFPNLDRLLGGYGMADEDLIVLAARPSMGKTAMEVNLMLAAAEAGRAALLFSMEMRGTSMCKRMISRAGRVPGSVFNSSEQLTDRLEAIYEASEKLGNQHVYIDESPGLSLAEIRTRSRIFAAQNADKKLIIGIDYLQLIAAGAATKPGADPRVVVSDASKGLKQLARELKCPVVALAQLSRTVEQRANKRPMMSDLKESGQIEQDADVIMFLYRDEYYNPETTEPGITEVIVAKQREGATGTVKLAHQLASSLYEDHLQ, encoded by the coding sequence GTGGCGGCCCCCGCCGCGATCGACCCCCTTGTTTCGCAGATCAGTGAGCGCACGGTGCTCTGTTCGCTCATGCAGGATGGCCGCGAAACCCTGTCAGGCCAGATCGCAGCGACCCTGAACGCGCAGGACTTCGGCGAGGAGATCCACGTCAACCTGTTCCGCCTCTGGCAGCAGCTGGGCCAGTCTGGCCAGGCCCGCGACCTGGCGGCGCTGGTGGACGCCTCGCGCACACACAATGTGTTCACGGGTGGCGAGGACTACCTCATCAACCTCGCAACGAACCCCACCTACCTGACGGCCAGCGTGGAGGCCATCCAGGCGGCTGCGACCCGCATCAAGGAGCTGAGCGTGACCCGGACGGTGCTCGCCTCGGCCAAGCTCGTGGTGGAGAAGGCTGCTCTTGGGCAAGCGTCGGTGGATGAGCTGACCACCATGCTCGAGGACGCCGCAGGCAACGCACGCACTTCGGCCAAGTCGTCACGCACCGGCCCCGAGCACGTGGTCGGGTTCATCTCGGTCGTGCTCGAGCAGATCGAGCAGCGCCTGGAAGGCAAGGAGGTCGACACGGGCGTCACGACCGGCTTCCCGAATCTGGACCGGCTGCTTGGGGGCTATGGCATGGCCGACGAGGATCTGATCGTGCTGGCCGCGCGGCCCTCGATGGGCAAGACCGCCATGGAGGTGAACCTCATGCTGGCCGCGGCCGAGGCGGGTCGCGCCGCCCTCCTCTTCTCGATGGAAATGCGCGGCACGTCCATGTGCAAGCGGATGATCTCACGTGCCGGCCGGGTGCCGGGGTCGGTCTTCAACAGCTCCGAGCAGCTGACTGACCGGCTGGAAGCAATCTACGAGGCGTCGGAGAAGCTCGGGAACCAGCACGTCTACATCGACGAGTCGCCCGGCCTGTCGCTGGCCGAGATCCGGACGCGCTCGCGCATCTTCGCCGCCCAGAACGCCGACAAGAAGCTGATCATCGGCATCGACTACCTGCAGCTGATCGCCGCGGGCGCGGCGACCAAGCCCGGCGCCGATCCCCGCGTGGTCGTGAGCGACGCCTCAAAGGGGCTCAAGCAGCTCGCTCGCGAACTGAAGTGCCCCGTCGTTGCACTGGCACAGCTCAGCCGGACGGTGGAGCAGCGCGCAAACAAGCGCCCCATGATGTCTGACCTGAAGGAATCGGGCCAGATCGAGCAGGATGCCGACGTGATCATGTTCCTGTACCGCGACGAGTACTACAACCCCGAGACCACCGAGCCCGGCATCACCGAAGTGATCGTCGCCAAGCAGCGCGAAGGCGCCACCGGCACGGTCAAGCTGGCCCATCAGCTCGCATCGTCCCTCTACGAGGACCACCTTCAATGA
- a CDS encoding HU family DNA-binding protein: MTTPTPSPQQRKPRKRRTRYSANAVVRKEAELMNVSPEFGVAFFFNLMNRVVSSAMVNGECWIQGIGTFKRTEYAARRRHNPRTGQVDLIPGGEKITFHPIKPRKVKDGASDEQAMRPRPRAQVIISSVHRLK; this comes from the coding sequence ATGACCACCCCCACCCCTTCACCCCAACAACGCAAGCCGAGAAAGCGGCGCACCCGCTACAGCGCCAACGCCGTCGTGCGCAAGGAAGCCGAGCTGATGAACGTCTCGCCCGAGTTCGGGGTGGCCTTCTTCTTCAACCTCATGAACCGGGTCGTCAGCAGCGCCATGGTCAACGGCGAATGCTGGATCCAGGGCATCGGCACCTTCAAGCGGACCGAGTACGCCGCGCGCCGGCGCCACAACCCCCGCACAGGCCAAGTCGATCTGATCCCCGGTGGCGAGAAGATTACGTTCCATCCTATCAAGCCCCGCAAGGTAAAGGATGGCGCGTCCGACGAGCAAGCCATGCGCCCCCGCCCTCGGGCCCAGGTCATCATCTCGTCCGTTCACAGGCTGAAGTAG
- a CDS encoding GIY-YIG nuclease family protein, with the protein MEPGNWCLYLLECRGGVMYAGITNKLAERFAAHQAGEGAKFTRANPPVRILGARPYADRSEASKAEYAIKKLPRGRKLAFLSGA; encoded by the coding sequence ATCGAGCCCGGCAACTGGTGCCTGTACCTCCTCGAATGCCGAGGCGGCGTCATGTACGCCGGGATCACCAACAAGCTGGCCGAGCGCTTCGCTGCGCACCAGGCCGGCGAGGGCGCGAAGTTCACCCGGGCGAACCCGCCGGTGCGCATCCTTGGCGCCAGGCCGTACGCCGATCGGTCCGAGGCCTCCAAGGCTGAATACGCGATCAAGAAGCTGCCGCGCGGGCGCAAGCTCGCCTTCCTGAGCGGCGCCTGA
- a CDS encoding DNA/RNA non-specific endonuclease — translation MFSAMQFSYKHKPFAANLAGAALLALASQVAGAWSIGAAAEHAVSGAVAKHARAAFQDQGAAPVALPSGRGFSSCASLFPQKTPLNVASVSADWKPVALCSNHFAVLYSGLSKTPLVTFERLNRAQIADAKDEQRIDQFFPDPRLPRGARAELDDYRGSGLDRGHLAPAANQPDPESMTQSFALSNMVPQDQTNNRKIWSKIESDVRKYVRRARGDVYVFSGPIFNAPRRTICANRVWVPSHLFKLVYDEASGRAWAYILPNAADARIGAPMDYPAFVKATGWNLLGAVHQ, via the coding sequence ATGTTCTCCGCAATGCAGTTTTCCTACAAACATAAGCCTTTCGCCGCGAATCTCGCAGGCGCCGCACTGTTGGCGCTTGCCTCCCAGGTTGCTGGCGCGTGGAGCATCGGTGCCGCTGCCGAGCATGCGGTCTCCGGTGCGGTCGCCAAGCACGCGCGTGCAGCGTTCCAGGACCAGGGCGCCGCACCGGTGGCCCTGCCCAGCGGCCGCGGCTTCAGCTCGTGCGCGAGCCTTTTCCCTCAGAAGACACCCCTGAATGTCGCTTCGGTGAGCGCCGACTGGAAGCCGGTTGCGCTCTGCTCGAATCACTTCGCTGTCCTCTACTCGGGGCTGAGCAAGACCCCCCTGGTGACCTTCGAGAGGCTGAACCGAGCGCAAATTGCAGATGCCAAGGATGAGCAACGCATCGACCAGTTCTTCCCTGATCCGCGCTTGCCGCGCGGTGCGCGCGCCGAGCTCGACGACTATCGTGGTAGTGGGCTGGACCGTGGGCACCTTGCCCCCGCCGCCAATCAACCTGATCCGGAATCGATGACTCAGTCGTTCGCGCTGTCGAACATGGTCCCACAGGACCAGACCAACAACCGGAAGATCTGGTCGAAGATCGAGAGCGACGTGCGCAAGTACGTGCGCCGGGCCCGGGGCGATGTGTACGTCTTCTCGGGGCCGATCTTCAACGCCCCGCGCCGCACGATCTGCGCGAACCGTGTGTGGGTGCCTTCGCACCTCTTCAAGCTGGTCTACGACGAGGCCTCGGGCCGCGCCTGGGCCTACATCCTGCCGAACGCGGCAGACGCACGGATCGGGGCCCCGATGGACTACCCGGCGTTCGTGAAGGCGACTGGCTGGAACCTGCTGGGCGCGGTGCACCAATGA
- a CDS encoding class I SAM-dependent methyltransferase gives MTAPTLQQTLHQWFTPAWAAEGIVEEAFGWLQPGDRVAEPSCGDGAFLCALPDSLDVVGVEIDPVQADRARRASGRHVIVGDFLEVSVEELGRVQAVIGNPPFQSETVAAFLRKSHEILEEGGQAGFILPAYILQTSSSVERFHSLFSIRQSMIPRNLFPGLSLPLCFVTFTKERQRRLHGFMLYREAQEIAAIDRRWKQKVAAGRDSRGVWFPVVREILRALGGCADLEQIYGSIQAMRPTANPHWRAKVRQVLQRHASAFERTAPGQYQLREAVAA, from the coding sequence TTGACCGCTCCTACTCTCCAACAAACACTGCATCAGTGGTTTACCCCCGCTTGGGCGGCCGAGGGCATCGTCGAAGAGGCTTTCGGATGGCTCCAGCCCGGCGATCGCGTCGCGGAACCCTCCTGCGGCGACGGCGCATTCCTGTGCGCGCTGCCTGACTCGCTGGATGTCGTCGGCGTCGAGATCGACCCGGTCCAGGCCGATCGCGCGCGCCGCGCGTCCGGGCGCCATGTGATCGTCGGCGATTTCCTCGAAGTCTCGGTCGAGGAACTGGGGCGCGTGCAGGCCGTCATCGGCAATCCGCCCTTCCAGTCCGAGACGGTGGCCGCGTTCCTACGCAAGTCGCACGAGATTCTGGAGGAGGGCGGCCAGGCCGGCTTCATCTTGCCTGCGTACATCCTGCAGACCAGCAGCAGCGTCGAGCGCTTCCATTCGCTCTTCAGCATCCGCCAGTCGATGATCCCCCGCAACCTTTTCCCGGGCCTGTCCTTGCCCCTGTGCTTCGTGACTTTCACGAAGGAGCGCCAGCGGCGGCTGCACGGATTCATGCTGTATCGGGAAGCCCAGGAGATCGCAGCGATCGACAGGCGCTGGAAGCAGAAGGTGGCCGCCGGCCGCGACAGCCGTGGCGTCTGGTTCCCAGTCGTACGCGAGATCCTCCGGGCCCTCGGCGGCTGCGCCGACCTCGAGCAGATCTACGGCTCGATCCAAGCGATGCGCCCGACCGCGAATCCCCACTGGCGCGCGAAGGTGCGCCAGGTCCTCCAGCGTCATGCAAGCGCCTTCGAGCGCACGGCGCCGGGTCAATATCAACTACGAGAAGCCGTCGCCGCCTGA
- a CDS encoding SGNH/GDSL hydrolase family protein has translation MTDPALASFANYTIYLRGTIPYYHADAHRYDPAYINPQGHSVFLDARLGLSLNYPHEVSMRRTGPDKPHPVDIDDFAEFVATPPSRFEGADRGPPFMPPELLAYRWTVEDARRPETYRATVLKMRGQGTIHYASFTLPKPGRYRVRLQVIFDGGRQGESVNEFEFREWFFVSLGDSSASGEGNPKRAGHPEPWSLACEVTTQNLAIANEPNMAAEPEWAEPEAHRSWTSGPALAAKALNRVFAQTWSPSGSEDSKRLDFDKVIFASFARSGAKTYTGLIASQKGAGDFIGAGQIEEARRTAAGRRIDVLMINIGGNDAGFSGVLKDLILENASVFRLYQVSDAGARREAREKIEKFLGVNLPPGQESDFDGTLNALRGQIETLRPSGLGDIYITGYPTGLFQYRRPDRTIGYRSCEIFRSRNFMNISTADAEAITQWGRLLNEAIKKKATEFGWRYIDVESDFEGRGYCAPGPDRYWVHAQESCRRQGDWDGTMHPNWKGHSAWGLRYSEAIRRHTFPFGPNRPILPPPEDELAPVR, from the coding sequence GTGACCGACCCGGCCCTCGCATCGTTCGCGAATTACACAATCTATTTGCGGGGGACGATCCCTTACTATCATGCGGATGCTCATCGCTATGACCCCGCGTACATCAATCCGCAGGGCCATAGCGTATTCTTAGACGCGCGCCTGGGTTTGAGCTTGAACTACCCACATGAAGTATCAATGCGGCGCACTGGGCCAGACAAGCCTCATCCGGTAGACATTGACGACTTTGCCGAATTCGTTGCGACACCTCCCTCGCGTTTTGAGGGAGCTGACCGAGGTCCTCCATTCATGCCTCCGGAACTGCTGGCCTATCGATGGACGGTCGAGGACGCCCGCCGACCTGAAACCTATCGCGCAACCGTTCTCAAAATGCGAGGTCAAGGCACAATCCACTACGCATCCTTCACCCTACCCAAACCAGGCCGATACAGGGTTCGACTTCAAGTGATCTTTGATGGCGGCAGACAGGGCGAAAGCGTCAACGAGTTCGAGTTTCGGGAATGGTTCTTCGTATCGTTGGGTGACTCATCTGCTTCCGGCGAGGGAAATCCAAAGCGCGCGGGACACCCCGAGCCCTGGAGTCTGGCATGCGAAGTTACGACTCAAAACCTGGCCATAGCGAATGAGCCGAACATGGCCGCGGAGCCCGAGTGGGCGGAGCCGGAGGCTCATCGCTCGTGGACCTCCGGCCCAGCTTTAGCGGCGAAAGCTCTGAACCGCGTCTTCGCCCAGACGTGGTCACCTTCTGGCTCAGAAGACTCTAAACGACTGGACTTCGACAAAGTTATCTTTGCGTCTTTTGCTCGCAGCGGCGCAAAAACCTACACCGGTTTGATCGCAAGCCAGAAGGGGGCTGGAGATTTCATCGGAGCGGGTCAGATTGAGGAGGCACGACGTACTGCCGCGGGTCGACGCATCGATGTTCTCATGATAAATATCGGCGGCAATGATGCTGGCTTCTCGGGCGTCCTTAAGGACCTCATCCTTGAGAATGCGTCTGTTTTCAGGCTGTATCAAGTTTCTGATGCTGGCGCTCGTCGGGAAGCGCGGGAAAAGATTGAGAAATTCCTGGGGGTTAACTTACCTCCCGGGCAGGAGAGCGATTTTGACGGCACGCTTAACGCGTTGCGAGGGCAGATTGAAACGTTGCGACCCAGCGGCCTTGGCGACATCTACATTACCGGGTATCCAACAGGGCTCTTTCAGTACAGACGTCCAGACAGAACAATCGGTTATCGGAGCTGTGAGATATTCAGGTCTCGCAATTTCATGAATATCAGCACGGCCGATGCGGAGGCGATCACGCAGTGGGGCCGTCTTCTTAATGAAGCCATCAAGAAAAAGGCAACCGAGTTTGGATGGCGCTACATCGATGTTGAGTCCGATTTTGAGGGCCGCGGATATTGCGCGCCAGGTCCCGACCGATACTGGGTGCACGCACAAGAAAGCTGCCGACGGCAAGGCGATTGGGACGGCACGATGCACCCCAACTGGAAAGGGCACTCGGCCTGGGGCCTTAGGTATTCTGAGGCAATCCGTCGTCACACCTTTCCATTCGGCCCGAACAGGCCAATCCTTCCCCCGCCCGAGGACGAATTAGCGCCGGTGCGGTGA
- a CDS encoding DEAD/DEAH box helicase, translating to MASSPTSLSRLKLSDRDLALLCVPAAYVDCTSSISDLDEADQTGETSHLLSLVLTDRVKAVNKDKSPASWGGRVITSMAELQEKQYPFWRNIGRLQIEVADDTGRVAYLNSFAPWGWRSTEVGSKVHFLGTVKRFGGNLYVEPGADQPHSGAIGGIWARYLGMPGRVTGEAVTSAVYAVLDKEAAYLKCERHIVAAMQLDEAGVLACVQYDLADLAEGVPVFSTLRELLVALHRPVSVAAGERALQLAQRIDAASIRTAARTQSKRQPHRDAPLIVPDQQVLDLAAMQAETLTDDQRAAILGIARALRSPVPMNGLIPGDVGTGKTLTFLLPAIVAHQNGASVVIMAPTIILANQIAKQILRRFAGEIRGVERVEAGRKIQNRDHILVGTSGLTSACAKAGIVPNVLVMDEQHKLSVQTRGALVGPATHVIEATATPIPRSLATVFFDGMQVFTLRQAPVERSITSHIVDVRSRGAVTRAIRETIAAGRRVLVIYPRVDSAEVTRKAKASKEGAQLDLGAATEDTTRTAQGVVDAAATFEQAFPGKVVALHGLLSDGEKDVAIQQITSLEKPLAVASVVVETGIDIPDIGLVVIRDADRLGLSQLHQLRGRLVRNGGAADFFMMVESIDALEDAALERLMACKLTTNGFRLAEIDMKQRGFGSYVDDSQTGSSQGVFRLTKIAPADFLGIATATAAAGEPGAADVEDANEADVLMRRVRGEVEKLRQAVAAGESLVSPVVRDEPALQGKGRTPPGSFKAAAPVRRPTQPASQARPGAQVRPAPAAPSGQQLGFRLLPARPEVRAQANLAPVMGRFPSPVSRAPVASAPLPPGAMERIRAGFDFSSAEPLPASTAKIDPAAVPGFPPRRAFPPRS from the coding sequence ATGGCCTCCTCCCCGACCTCTCTGTCTCGCCTCAAGCTCTCCGACCGGGACCTGGCGCTCCTGTGCGTGCCGGCTGCCTATGTCGACTGCACGAGCTCGATCTCTGATCTGGACGAGGCGGACCAGACGGGAGAGACGTCCCACCTCCTGAGCCTTGTGCTAACCGATCGCGTCAAGGCGGTCAACAAGGACAAGTCGCCGGCGTCCTGGGGTGGGCGGGTGATCACTTCCATGGCGGAGCTGCAGGAGAAGCAGTACCCGTTCTGGAGGAATATCGGTCGCCTGCAGATTGAGGTCGCGGACGACACCGGCCGCGTCGCCTACCTGAATAGCTTCGCGCCGTGGGGCTGGCGCTCGACTGAAGTCGGCTCGAAGGTGCACTTCCTTGGCACCGTCAAGCGCTTCGGAGGGAACCTGTACGTCGAGCCCGGCGCGGACCAGCCGCACAGCGGTGCGATCGGCGGCATCTGGGCGCGCTACCTGGGCATGCCAGGGCGCGTGACGGGCGAGGCTGTCACCAGCGCCGTCTACGCGGTGCTGGACAAGGAAGCCGCCTACCTGAAATGCGAGCGCCACATCGTCGCGGCCATGCAGCTGGACGAGGCGGGCGTGCTCGCTTGCGTGCAGTACGACCTGGCTGATCTCGCCGAGGGCGTGCCTGTCTTCTCGACCCTGCGTGAACTCCTGGTCGCCCTGCATAGGCCGGTGTCGGTCGCTGCTGGCGAGCGGGCTCTCCAGCTCGCGCAGCGCATCGATGCGGCGTCGATCCGGACCGCCGCACGCACCCAGAGCAAGCGTCAGCCCCACCGGGACGCGCCGCTTATCGTGCCGGACCAGCAGGTGCTCGACCTGGCGGCCATGCAGGCCGAGACGCTCACGGACGATCAGCGCGCCGCGATCCTCGGGATTGCCAGAGCGCTTCGTTCGCCCGTGCCCATGAACGGCCTCATTCCGGGCGACGTCGGTACCGGCAAGACGCTCACCTTCCTGCTGCCCGCCATCGTGGCTCATCAGAACGGCGCTAGCGTGGTCATCATGGCGCCCACCATCATCCTGGCCAACCAGATCGCCAAGCAGATCCTGCGGCGCTTCGCGGGCGAGATCCGCGGCGTCGAGCGGGTCGAGGCTGGCAGGAAGATCCAGAACAGGGACCACATCCTGGTCGGTACCAGCGGCCTGACCAGCGCGTGCGCCAAGGCGGGAATCGTTCCCAACGTGCTGGTGATGGACGAGCAGCACAAACTCTCGGTGCAGACGCGCGGCGCGCTCGTCGGGCCAGCGACGCACGTCATCGAGGCGACGGCCACGCCCATCCCGCGTTCCCTCGCAACCGTGTTCTTCGACGGCATGCAGGTCTTCACGCTGCGCCAGGCGCCGGTGGAGCGTTCGATCACGAGCCACATCGTCGACGTGCGCAGCCGCGGCGCCGTGACGCGGGCGATTCGCGAGACGATCGCGGCCGGCCGGCGCGTGCTGGTCATCTACCCGCGCGTGGACAGCGCGGAGGTCACCAGGAAGGCCAAGGCCTCGAAGGAGGGCGCGCAGCTCGATCTGGGCGCGGCCACGGAAGACACCACCCGCACAGCGCAGGGCGTCGTGGATGCGGCGGCGACCTTCGAGCAGGCCTTTCCCGGAAAGGTCGTGGCCCTCCACGGCCTCCTCTCCGACGGCGAGAAGGACGTGGCGATCCAGCAGATCACGAGCCTGGAGAAACCGCTGGCCGTGGCCTCGGTGGTCGTGGAAACGGGTATCGACATTCCCGACATCGGCCTGGTCGTCATCCGCGATGCGGACCGGCTCGGCCTGTCCCAGCTGCACCAGCTGCGCGGACGCTTGGTCCGCAACGGCGGCGCGGCGGACTTCTTCATGATGGTCGAGTCGATCGACGCTCTGGAGGATGCGGCCCTCGAGCGCCTCATGGCCTGCAAGCTGACCACCAACGGGTTCCGCTTGGCGGAGATCGACATGAAGCAGCGAGGCTTCGGCTCGTACGTGGACGACAGCCAGACGGGTTCCTCGCAGGGCGTGTTCCGGCTGACCAAAATCGCTCCGGCGGATTTCCTGGGCATTGCGACCGCGACGGCGGCGGCGGGCGAACCTGGCGCGGCGGATGTCGAGGACGCAAACGAGGCGGATGTGCTGATGCGACGGGTGCGAGGGGAAGTCGAGAAGCTGCGCCAGGCAGTGGCCGCAGGCGAGAGTCTGGTGAGCCCGGTCGTACGAGATGAACCGGCCTTGCAGGGCAAGGGCCGTACGCCTCCAGGATCCTTCAAGGCTGCGGCGCCAGTCCGGCGGCCCACTCAGCCGGCTTCCCAAGCGCGCCCAGGCGCACAGGTGCGCCCAGCGCCTGCAGCACCATCGGGTCAGCAGTTGGGATTCCGTCTGCTGCCGGCCCGCCCGGAGGTGCGCGCGCAGGCGAACCTCGCTCCTGTCATGGGCCGATTTCCTTCGCCCGTAAGTCGCGCGCCCGTTGCGTCGGCCCCGTTGCCGCCAGGCGCGATGGAGCGCATCCGGGCGGGATTCGACTTTTCATCGGCCGAGCCGCTGCCCGCGTCAACCGCAAAGATTGATCCGGCGGCTGTCCCTGGCTTTCCTCCGCGGCGCGCGTTCCCGCCCAGGAGCTGA
- a CDS encoding DUF6884 domain-containing protein, translating into MAKPLILMPCSRAKLDCPAPARDLYQGVMWQSLRANSPEGVHADIVVLSALHGFLSGSQVVAPYDKFRPVRASWSSTSTSSSSR; encoded by the coding sequence ATGGCGAAACCGCTCATTCTGATGCCCTGCTCGCGTGCAAAGCTCGACTGCCCAGCCCCGGCCCGGGACCTGTACCAGGGGGTGATGTGGCAGTCCCTGCGGGCCAATTCTCCCGAAGGGGTGCATGCGGACATTGTGGTCCTCTCGGCGCTGCACGGGTTCCTCTCCGGCAGCCAGGTCGTTGCGCCGTACGACAAGTTCCGGCCCGTGCGCGCGAGCTGGAGTTCGACCTCGACCAGTTCATCGAGTCGGTGA
- the rdgC gene encoding recombination-associated protein RdgC: protein MIFSNATIYRVTVDPALHTLDMLNEALQKLAFIPCGPTQESSSGWVPPRGEEHGPMLESVGGQWIARFMVETRSVPASAVKRKVEERCKQVEETTGRKPGKKEKKEIKENVLHEMLPLAFTKLGAINIWIDPAKGLMVMDTASMSRGDDVVTALVKAVEGFAFTLLNTQTEPSSAMALWLSEHEPPQGFTVDREVELRATDESKAVVRYAKHPLDIEEVRGHIAAGKRPTRLALTWDDRVSFELTEGFALRKVKFLEGVDEKTGPKADDFDADIAISTGELSGLIADLVEALGGEMTMGGGAIGTATPNAAAAEAVGHDELYEPALRLVRETQKPSISLLQRHLKIGYNRAAGLLETMQARQVVSPMAEDGSRQLLKAA, encoded by the coding sequence ATGATCTTCTCCAACGCAACCATCTACCGGGTCACCGTCGACCCCGCCCTGCATACCTTGGACATGCTCAACGAGGCCCTGCAGAAGCTGGCCTTCATCCCCTGCGGACCGACACAGGAGTCCTCATCCGGTTGGGTGCCGCCTCGCGGCGAGGAGCATGGGCCGATGCTGGAATCCGTTGGTGGCCAGTGGATCGCCCGCTTCATGGTCGAGACACGCTCGGTACCGGCCTCCGCTGTGAAGCGCAAGGTCGAAGAGCGGTGCAAGCAGGTCGAAGAGACCACGGGCCGCAAGCCAGGCAAGAAGGAGAAGAAGGAGATCAAGGAAAACGTGCTGCACGAGATGCTGCCGCTGGCCTTCACGAAGCTTGGCGCGATCAATATCTGGATCGATCCGGCCAAGGGCCTGATGGTGATGGATACCGCCAGCATGTCCCGCGGCGATGACGTCGTCACGGCACTGGTGAAGGCGGTGGAGGGCTTCGCTTTCACCTTGCTCAACACCCAGACCGAGCCGTCGTCAGCGATGGCCCTGTGGCTGTCCGAGCATGAGCCGCCGCAGGGCTTCACGGTCGATCGGGAGGTTGAACTGCGCGCGACCGACGAATCGAAGGCCGTGGTGCGCTACGCGAAGCATCCGCTGGACATCGAGGAGGTGCGCGGGCACATCGCCGCCGGCAAGCGGCCCACGCGCCTGGCGCTGACCTGGGACGACCGCGTGTCGTTCGAGCTCACGGAAGGATTCGCTCTTCGCAAGGTCAAGTTCCTGGAGGGCGTGGACGAGAAGACCGGTCCCAAGGCGGACGATTTCGACGCGGACATCGCGATTTCGACGGGCGAGCTCTCGGGCCTGATCGCTGATCTGGTGGAGGCCCTCGGCGGTGAGATGACGATGGGGGGAGGCGCCATCGGCACGGCCACGCCCAATGCTGCGGCCGCTGAGGCCGTCGGCCACGACGAGTTGTACGAGCCAGCGCTTCGCCTCGTGCGTGAGACGCAAAAGCCGAGCATCTCGCTGCTGCAGCGCCACCTCAAGATTGGATACAACCGAGCGGCCGGCCTGCTGGAAACCATGCAGGCGCGCCAGGTGGTTTCGCCGATGGCCGAAGACGGTTCGCGCCAGCTTCTGAAGGCGGCCTGA
- a CDS encoding DUF4326 domain-containing protein, with protein MNAPAVSPRVLSKRAGVPSGAVYVGRPSRFGNPFVIGRHGDRAAVVARFEAWLLDNPALVAAAKAELRGKDLVCWCAPEACHADVLLRIANA; from the coding sequence GTGAACGCGCCGGCGGTGTCTCCCCGCGTCCTGAGCAAGCGCGCCGGCGTGCCATCAGGCGCTGTGTACGTCGGGCGCCCGAGTCGCTTCGGCAATCCCTTCGTGATCGGCCGGCATGGCGACCGCGCCGCCGTGGTCGCCCGCTTCGAGGCCTGGCTTCTGGATAACCCCGCGCTGGTCGCAGCTGCCAAGGCCGAATTGCGTGGAAAGGACCTGGTGTGTTGGTGCGCTCCCGAGGCGTGCCATGCCGACGTCCTCCTGCGGATCGCCAACGCATAG